One genomic region from Populus nigra chromosome 8, ddPopNigr1.1, whole genome shotgun sequence encodes:
- the LOC133701099 gene encoding AT-hook motif nuclear-localized protein 24-like, whose translation MDPVTAHGHSLPPPFHTRDFQLHHHQQQQQHQFHHQQQQNSEDEQSGSSSGLNKSLKRERDENNNSMGNSEGKELITSGSGEGEITRRPRGRPSGSKNKPKPPIIITRDSANALRTHLMEVADGCDIVESVATFARRRQRGVCIMSGTGTVTNVTLRQPASPGAIVTLHGRFEILSLAGSFLPPPAPPAATGLTIYLAGGQGQVVGGSVVGTLTASGPVVIMAASFSNAAYERLPLEEEDPQMPMQGGEMGSPGAVGQQQQQPQQQQVMAEQNAQLFHGLPPNLLNSIQLPAEAYWATGRPPY comes from the coding sequence ATGGATCCAGTAACGGCTCATGGCCATTCTCTTCCACCTCCTTTCCACACAAGAGATTTCCAATTACACCACcaccaacagcagcagcaacaccaaTTTCACCACCAACAGCAGCAGAATTCAGAAGATGAGCAAAGTGGGAGTAGCAGTGGGCTAAACAAGTCCTTGAAACGAGAGCGAGACGAAAACAACAATAGCATGGGCAACAGCGAAGGCAAAGAGCTCATAACTTCGGGATCAGGAGAAGGAGAGATAACAAGAAGACCACGAGGCAGACCTTCCGGATCCAAGAACAAGCCTAAGCCCCCAATTATCATCACACGGGATAGCGCAAACGCGCTACGCACCCACTTGATGGAGGTCGCTGATGGATGTGATATCGTTGAGAGTGTTGCTACGTTTGCTAGGAGGAGACAAAGAGGGGTTTGCATCATGAGTGGAACTGGGACAGTAACAAATGTAACCCTTAGGCAACCAGCTTCACCAGGTGCAATTGTGACTTTACATGGTAGATTTGAGATATTATCGCTAGCTGGATCTTTTTTGCCTCCACCGGCTCCACCTGCAGCTACCGGCTTGACTATCTATTTAGCTGGTGGACAAGGGCAAGTTGTTGGTGGCAGTGTTGTTGGGACACTTACTGCTTCAGGTCCCGTTGTGATCATGGCAGCTTCATTTAGCAATGCTGCTTATGAGAGGCTCCCTCTAGAAGAGGAGGATCCACAGATGCCAATGCAAGGGGGTGAAATGGGGTCGCCAGGAGCGGTGGggcagcagcaacagcagccACAGCAGCAGCAGGTTATGGCGGAGCAAAACGCCCAACTTTTTCATGGATTGCCTCCTAATCTTCTCAATTCTATTCAGTTACCAGCTGAGGCATATTGGGCTACCGGTCGCCCACCTTACTGA